A single region of the Manihot esculenta cultivar AM560-2 chromosome 12, M.esculenta_v8, whole genome shotgun sequence genome encodes:
- the LOC110628257 gene encoding peroxisome biogenesis protein 22 isoform X1 encodes MADSSKEELLQLIKRFGAYITVKMSNLFSISFHNLDSRSVGAIAGLAVAIVFTWRLLRSPGGPQQRRPKRQAPTTSSSVVGTQSNSTLIPSGVRSSSEDLRAQNVVDEFFQPVKPTLGQIVRQKLSEGRKVTCRLLGVILEESVPEELQKQATVRSSVLEVLLEITKFCDLYLMERVLDDESEQKVLAALENAGFFTSGGLVKDKVLFCSTENGRSSFVRQLEPDWHIDTNPEIVSQLARFIKYQLHVSPIRPERTAANVFSSPSLEQFFGCM; translated from the exons ATGGCAGACTCATCGAAGGAAGAGCTGTTGCAGCTGATCAAGCGGTTCGGCGCTTACATAACCGTCAAGATGTCTAATCTCTTCTCGATCTCTTTCCATAACctg GATTCTCGATCTGTTGGGGCTATTGCAGGCCTTGCAGTTGCCATAGTCTTTACATGGAGGCTCTTGAGGTCACCTGGTGGACCTCAACAAAGGCGACCAAAACGACAAGCTCCTACAACTAGTAGCTCTGTTGTCGGTACTCAATCAAATTCAACATTGATACCATCTGGAGTTCGTTCTTCATCAGAGGATTTGAGAGCACAAAATGTTGTTGATGAATTCTTTCAACCAGTAAAA CCAACTTTGGGACAGATAGTTAGACAGAAATTAAGTgaaggaagaaag GTAACATGCCGCTTACTTGGAGTAATCCTTGAAGAAAGTGTTCCAGAGGAGCTTCAG AAACAAGCTACTGTGAGGTCCTCCGTGCTGGAAGTGCTATTGGAGATAACCAAATTTTGTGATCTTTATCTCATGGAAAGAGTTCTTGATGATGAGAGTGAA CAAAAGGTTCTTGCAGCATTGGAAAATGCAGGGTTTTTTACATCTGGTGGTCTTGTCAAAGACAAG GTTCTCTTTTGTAGCACGGAAAATGGACGATCATCTTTTGTCCGGCAACTAGAACCAGACTGGCATATTGACACTAATCCTGAAATTGTTTCTCAGTTAGCC AGGTTTATCAAGTATCAGCTTCATGTTTCTCCCATTAGACCTGAACGAACTGCAGCAAATGTGTTCAGCTCTCCGTCATTGGAACAGTTCTTTGGATGCATGTGA
- the LOC110628257 gene encoding peroxisome biogenesis protein 22 isoform X2 produces the protein MADSSKEELLQLIKRFGAYITVKMSNLFSISFHNLDSRSVGAIAGLAVAIVFTWRLLRSPGGPQQRRPKRQAPTTSSSVVGTQSNSTLIPSGVRSSSEDLRAQNVVDEFFQPVKPTLGQIVRQKLSEGRKVTCRLLGVILEESVPEELQKQATVRSSVLEVLLEITKFCDLYLMERVLDDESEQKVLAALENAGFFTSGGLVKDKVLFCSTENGRSSFVRQLEPDWHIDTNPEIVSQLAVNINIQQVYQVSASCFSH, from the exons ATGGCAGACTCATCGAAGGAAGAGCTGTTGCAGCTGATCAAGCGGTTCGGCGCTTACATAACCGTCAAGATGTCTAATCTCTTCTCGATCTCTTTCCATAACctg GATTCTCGATCTGTTGGGGCTATTGCAGGCCTTGCAGTTGCCATAGTCTTTACATGGAGGCTCTTGAGGTCACCTGGTGGACCTCAACAAAGGCGACCAAAACGACAAGCTCCTACAACTAGTAGCTCTGTTGTCGGTACTCAATCAAATTCAACATTGATACCATCTGGAGTTCGTTCTTCATCAGAGGATTTGAGAGCACAAAATGTTGTTGATGAATTCTTTCAACCAGTAAAA CCAACTTTGGGACAGATAGTTAGACAGAAATTAAGTgaaggaagaaag GTAACATGCCGCTTACTTGGAGTAATCCTTGAAGAAAGTGTTCCAGAGGAGCTTCAG AAACAAGCTACTGTGAGGTCCTCCGTGCTGGAAGTGCTATTGGAGATAACCAAATTTTGTGATCTTTATCTCATGGAAAGAGTTCTTGATGATGAGAGTGAA CAAAAGGTTCTTGCAGCATTGGAAAATGCAGGGTTTTTTACATCTGGTGGTCTTGTCAAAGACAAG GTTCTCTTTTGTAGCACGGAAAATGGACGATCATCTTTTGTCCGGCAACTAGAACCAGACTGGCATATTGACACTAATCCTGAAATTGTTTCTCAGTTAGCCGTAAATATTAACATCCAAC AGGTTTATCAAGTATCAGCTTCATGTTTCTCCCATTAG